Proteins from a single region of Paraglaciecola sp. T6c:
- the hscB gene encoding co-chaperone HscB — MNYFALFNLTPSFDVDKAALAATYQQLQKLTHPDRFATASERDKLIALQKNAQVNDGYQVLKTPLSRAEHMLELRGVELQHEQKTMQDGAFLMQQMEWREQLDDAQHASDPLTALESLDDEVAADIKRLLSELGGFLEQSDDAANENAANLVRKLKFLFKLRHEIEIKEDALSDF; from the coding sequence ATGAATTATTTTGCGCTATTCAACCTGACGCCTTCATTCGATGTAGACAAAGCGGCGCTTGCAGCGACGTACCAACAACTACAAAAACTCACGCATCCAGATAGGTTTGCTACCGCCAGCGAGCGCGACAAACTCATTGCTTTGCAAAAAAATGCGCAAGTTAATGACGGCTATCAAGTCTTAAAAACACCTCTGAGTCGTGCTGAGCATATGTTGGAGCTACGCGGTGTAGAATTACAGCATGAGCAAAAAACCATGCAAGACGGTGCATTTTTAATGCAGCAAATGGAATGGCGTGAACAATTAGACGATGCTCAACATGCTAGCGATCCTCTTACTGCCCTTGAGTCTTTAGACGACGAAGTAGCGGCGGATATTAAGCGGTTGTTGAGTGAGCTTGGGGGTTTTCTCGAGCAATCCGATGATGCAGCGAATGAAAATGCTGCAAATCTGGTACGTAAGCTGAAGTTTTTATTTAAGCTACGTCACGAAATTGAAATCAAAGAAGACGCGTTAAGCGACTTTTGA
- the hscA gene encoding Fe-S protein assembly chaperone HscA has protein sequence MALLQIAEPGLSAAPHQRKLAVGIDLGTTNSLVATVRSGQAETLGDNNNQHLLPSVVSYTAEQVVVGEQAKHDASLDPANTIVSVKRFLGRSLNDIRRSYPDLPYDFDESNPNSPLLNVTGRQVNPVEVSSEILTTLRLRAEQSLGEELSGAVVTVPAYFDDAQRQGTKDAAQLAGLKVLRLLNEPTAAAIAYGLDTAQEGVIAVYDLGGGTFDISILRLSKGVFEVLATGGDSALGGDDFDHMIVKHFRQQLGLEGALSKRLHRVLLDKAKFAKESLSDNDTVTVDFADDEQKLLSLSISRETFQGLIADLTKSTLRACRRALKDAELEKDEVLEVVMVGGSTRVPYVREQVGEFFGRTPLTSIDPDKVVAIGASIQADILVGNKPDGEMLLLDVLPLSLGLETMGGLVEKVIHRNTTIPVAKAQEFTTFKDGQTAMMIHVLQGERELVDDCRSLAKFTLHGIPPMAAGAAHIRVTFQVDADGLLNVMAMEKSSGVQAEIQVKPSYGLDESQISDMLKASMQNATGDMQARMLKEQQVEAARVHEALQAALNADGAELLSAAEIGTIQASLEVLDIAGKNDDIDAIKQAISAADAASQIFAEKRMDHSIKKALAGHTVDSI, from the coding sequence ATGGCATTACTCCAAATTGCAGAACCTGGCCTGAGCGCGGCACCTCACCAACGTAAACTTGCCGTGGGTATTGATTTAGGCACAACAAATTCTCTCGTGGCGACTGTTCGCAGTGGTCAGGCAGAGACGTTGGGTGACAACAATAACCAACACCTTTTACCTTCAGTGGTAAGTTACACCGCTGAGCAAGTGGTGGTGGGTGAGCAGGCTAAGCATGATGCTAGCCTTGACCCTGCAAATACCATTGTTTCAGTAAAACGTTTCTTGGGTCGTAGTCTCAATGATATTCGCCGCAGTTATCCAGACTTGCCTTATGATTTCGATGAGTCAAACCCGAACTCGCCGTTGTTGAATGTTACCGGCCGTCAAGTGAATCCAGTTGAGGTGTCATCTGAAATACTCACCACCCTGCGTTTACGTGCAGAACAGAGCTTGGGTGAAGAGCTAAGCGGCGCTGTGGTAACGGTTCCTGCGTATTTCGATGATGCGCAGCGCCAAGGCACTAAAGATGCCGCGCAACTAGCGGGATTAAAAGTGTTGCGGCTATTAAACGAACCCACAGCGGCCGCCATCGCTTACGGCTTAGACACTGCCCAAGAGGGCGTGATTGCCGTTTATGACTTGGGTGGCGGCACATTTGATATATCTATTTTACGCTTGAGCAAAGGGGTATTCGAGGTATTAGCCACTGGCGGTGATTCGGCATTAGGCGGCGATGATTTTGATCACATGATTGTTAAGCATTTTCGCCAGCAGCTTGGCCTAGAGGGGGCGTTGTCAAAACGTTTGCATCGGGTCCTATTGGACAAAGCAAAGTTTGCTAAAGAGTCCTTGAGCGACAATGACACTGTTACAGTGGATTTTGCCGATGACGAGCAAAAGCTTCTCAGCTTATCTATTAGTCGAGAAACCTTTCAAGGTTTGATTGCTGACTTAACGAAAAGTACATTACGCGCGTGTCGCAGGGCGCTGAAAGACGCCGAGTTAGAAAAAGACGAAGTGCTAGAAGTCGTCATGGTTGGCGGTTCAACTCGCGTACCTTATGTGCGTGAGCAAGTGGGCGAATTCTTCGGCCGAACCCCTTTGACCTCTATTGATCCTGATAAAGTGGTGGCCATTGGCGCCTCTATTCAAGCTGATATTCTAGTAGGTAACAAGCCTGACGGTGAAATGCTGTTACTGGACGTATTACCACTGTCTCTTGGCTTGGAAACTATGGGCGGTTTGGTTGAGAAAGTCATTCACCGGAATACCACTATTCCTGTGGCGAAAGCGCAAGAATTTACGACATTCAAAGATGGCCAGACGGCTATGATGATCCACGTGTTGCAAGGTGAGCGCGAATTGGTTGACGACTGCCGTTCGCTAGCCAAATTCACGTTGCACGGCATACCGCCGATGGCGGCTGGCGCTGCGCACATTCGTGTCACCTTTCAGGTAGATGCAGATGGTCTGCTTAACGTGATGGCGATGGAGAAATCCAGTGGCGTTCAAGCTGAGATCCAAGTTAAACCCTCTTATGGATTAGACGAGTCACAAATCAGCGACATGCTTAAAGCGTCCATGCAGAACGCCACAGGCGACATGCAGGCCCGCATGTTGAAAGAGCAACAGGTAGAAGCTGCAAGAGTACATGAAGCCCTACAAGCTGCGCTGAATGCAGATGGAGCTGAGCTATTGAGTGCGGCGGAAATCGGCACTATTCAAGCTAGCTTAGAGGTATTAGATATCGCAGGCAAAAATGATGATATCGATGCGATAAAGCAAGCGATTAGCGCGGCCGATGCAGCGAGTCAAATATTCGCAGAAAAACGTATGGATCACTCGATCAAAAAGGCATTAGCCGGTCATACGGTCGACAGCATTTAA
- the fdx gene encoding ISC system 2Fe-2S type ferredoxin: protein MPQVIFLPHAELCPDGAVLEAPSGTTVLDVALKNGIGIEHACEKSCACTTCHVIVREGFESLDESDELEDDLLDKAWGLEPDSRLGCQAIIKDEDLVVEIPRYTVNQVSEGH from the coding sequence ATGCCACAAGTTATATTTTTACCTCATGCTGAGCTTTGCCCAGATGGTGCCGTACTCGAAGCGCCTTCTGGCACAACAGTATTGGATGTTGCTTTGAAAAACGGTATAGGCATTGAGCATGCTTGTGAGAAGTCATGCGCCTGTACCACCTGCCACGTCATTGTGCGTGAAGGGTTTGAATCGCTTGACGAGAGTGATGAGTTAGAAGACGACTTACTCGACAAAGCCTGGGGTCTAGAGCCTGATTCGCGTTTAGGTTGCCAAGCTATTATTAAAGATGAAGATTTAGTGGTTGAGATCCCTCGTTACACCGTTAATCAGGTTAGTGAAGGGCACTAA
- a CDS encoding YebG family protein, translating to MAIITRYVVEHKGVEKFVTADKKEADKYDKMLEVADNLAEYIEAKGMKFEADVLEDLAIMLSKNKDAVGKMFKGTEAKSVLSDEKAEVVALSKKKA from the coding sequence ATGGCCATTATTACCAGATACGTCGTTGAGCATAAAGGGGTTGAAAAGTTTGTGACCGCAGATAAAAAAGAAGCCGATAAGTACGACAAAATGCTAGAAGTAGCAGACAACCTAGCCGAGTATATTGAAGCTAAGGGGATGAAGTTCGAAGCTGACGTTTTAGAGGATTTGGCGATCATGCTGTCTAAAAATAAAGATGCGGTTGGCAAGATGTTCAAAGGTACTGAGGCAAAGTCTGTACTGTCTGACGAAAAAGCTGAAGTAGTCGCCCTTAGTAAAAAGAAAGCCTAA
- a CDS encoding GNAT family N-acyltransferase, with protein MFTVNDVLHKHYPKVAEKPWLFKSAGFVLRHLLHEREMNEFAQSYPHHQGLEFVEQVLEYFNVSYSVRDNEREHIQSQGRLVIIANHPIGSLDALALIKLVSEIRTDVKVVANQMLMTIAPLHCMLLPVNNMAGGTAKDHIHNIQQHLEQEGALLIFPAGEVSRLRPQGVRDTHWHSGFLRIARQAKAPILPVFIDAKNSPLFYGVSMLYKPLAAMLLVTEMFKQKRKHLPMRIGEVIPFESYANDKINRIQQVKLLKKHLYRIGTGKQGIFATQKAIAMPENRTELSRAIKRDCEHLGETTDGKAIYLYQYKGSSPIMREIGRLREIAFRAVGEGSHRRRDIDQYDTQYFHLILWDPDDLEIAGAYRFGDAKKLLAQTGTDGLYSATLFNYTDAMQPYFEKGLELGRSFVQPRYWGKRSLDYLWYGIGAFLQRHPDYRYLFGPVSLSDTYPKAAKDLLVQFYRLYFTHKDTIATSKTPYHLATDLAESFTGGDYKKDFTQLKHMLANMGVAVPTLYKQYTETYDNGGIHFLDFNIDADFGNCIDGLVLADIHMLKAKKKARYMPHNAAKEEKDAPNIKGETKEMTLKKAS; from the coding sequence ATGTTTACGGTTAATGACGTTTTACACAAGCACTACCCAAAAGTGGCTGAAAAGCCGTGGTTGTTTAAGTCAGCAGGTTTTGTACTAAGACATTTGCTTCATGAGCGAGAAATGAACGAGTTTGCTCAGAGCTATCCGCACCACCAAGGTCTGGAATTCGTTGAACAAGTTCTTGAGTACTTCAATGTTAGCTATTCGGTGCGTGATAACGAGCGTGAGCATATTCAAAGCCAAGGTCGCTTGGTTATTATTGCCAATCACCCCATCGGCTCGTTAGACGCCCTAGCCCTCATAAAATTGGTTAGCGAAATCAGAACTGATGTAAAAGTCGTGGCAAATCAAATGTTGATGACAATCGCCCCGTTACACTGCATGTTGTTACCGGTCAATAACATGGCCGGCGGCACCGCAAAAGATCATATTCACAACATTCAGCAGCATTTAGAGCAAGAAGGCGCACTACTGATATTCCCTGCGGGGGAGGTGTCTAGGCTGCGCCCTCAGGGAGTGCGAGATACCCATTGGCACAGCGGCTTTTTGCGTATTGCGCGTCAAGCAAAAGCCCCTATCCTGCCAGTATTTATTGATGCTAAAAACTCCCCCCTATTTTATGGTGTATCCATGCTATATAAGCCATTGGCGGCCATGCTACTGGTCACAGAAATGTTTAAACAAAAGCGTAAGCATTTGCCCATGCGTATTGGCGAAGTGATCCCATTTGAATCCTATGCCAATGATAAAATTAATCGCATCCAGCAAGTTAAATTACTCAAAAAGCATCTCTATCGGATCGGCACGGGCAAACAAGGCATTTTTGCCACCCAAAAAGCCATTGCTATGCCAGAAAACCGCACTGAACTAAGCCGTGCAATAAAACGTGATTGTGAGCATTTAGGGGAAACCACCGATGGCAAAGCAATCTACTTATATCAATACAAGGGTAGTTCACCCATCATGCGCGAAATTGGGCGCCTGCGTGAAATAGCGTTTCGCGCCGTAGGTGAAGGCAGTCACCGCAGACGCGATATTGATCAATACGATACCCAGTATTTTCATTTGATTCTTTGGGATCCAGACGATCTAGAAATTGCCGGCGCTTATCGTTTTGGTGATGCTAAAAAGTTACTGGCACAAACCGGAACCGATGGTTTGTACTCAGCCACGCTATTCAATTATACCGACGCAATGCAGCCGTATTTTGAAAAAGGACTTGAGCTCGGCCGAAGTTTTGTACAGCCCAGGTATTGGGGTAAACGTAGCTTAGATTACTTATGGTACGGCATAGGGGCATTTTTGCAGCGCCACCCTGACTATCGCTATTTGTTCGGACCTGTTTCCTTGAGCGATACCTACCCTAAAGCGGCCAAAGACTTGTTAGTACAATTTTACCGCTTGTATTTTACCCACAAAGACACTATTGCCACCTCTAAAACCCCCTATCATTTGGCGACCGATTTAGCTGAAAGTTTTACTGGCGGTGATTATAAGAAAGATTTTACCCAACTAAAGCATATGCTGGCCAACATGGGAGTGGCGGTTCCGACGCTGTATAAACAATATACGGAAACCTATGACAACGGTGGCATTCATTTCCTAGACTTTAATATTGATGCTGATTTTGGCAATTGTATTGATGGTCTAGTCTTAGCGGATATTCATATGCTCAAAGCGAAGAAAAAAGCGCGTTATATGCCGCACAATGCTGCTAAAGAAGAAAAAGATGCCCCTAACATCAAGGGAGAAACTAAAGAAATGACATTAAAAAAAGCAAGTTAA
- a CDS encoding UDP-2,3-diacylglucosamine diphosphatase, with product MKNTLVYRAHYRTVWLSDIHLGSKDCKAEYLLDFLEHSTIETLYLVGDIIDMWAMSKQFRWPEAHNKVLHKLMCLSKEDTRVIFLPGNHDAPLQKYDGITFGEIEIAREAVHTTADGKKLLVLHGDQFDQEVCFGPLQSWIGDKAYDFLLFINRWYNRARASLKFPYWSLAGYLKSHIKEANKAISRYKHACINRATEMDLDGVICGHIHHPEVDNINGKTYYNDGDWIENCSALTELASGEMKLIYWTQTAHASNLFNLRMSKAKGQNKAA from the coding sequence ATGAAAAACACACTGGTTTATCGCGCGCACTACCGCACAGTTTGGTTGTCTGATATTCACCTAGGCAGCAAAGACTGTAAAGCTGAATACTTGCTCGACTTTTTAGAGCACTCAACTATTGAGACATTATACCTAGTAGGTGACATTATCGATATGTGGGCAATGAGCAAGCAATTCCGCTGGCCTGAGGCACATAATAAGGTGCTTCACAAACTCATGTGTTTATCAAAGGAAGACACTCGCGTTATCTTTTTGCCCGGCAATCATGATGCTCCATTGCAAAAATACGATGGCATCACATTTGGTGAAATCGAAATAGCCAGAGAAGCCGTTCACACTACCGCAGACGGTAAAAAATTATTGGTGCTTCATGGCGATCAGTTTGATCAAGAAGTTTGCTTCGGCCCTTTACAGTCATGGATAGGCGATAAGGCATATGACTTTTTATTATTTATTAATCGTTGGTATAACCGCGCTCGCGCGTCGCTTAAATTCCCCTATTGGTCATTGGCAGGCTATTTAAAGAGCCATATAAAAGAGGCTAATAAAGCCATTAGCCGCTATAAGCATGCGTGCATTAACCGCGCGACGGAAATGGACTTAGACGGCGTCATTTGTGGGCACATTCACCACCCCGAAGTTGATAATATCAATGGGAAAACCTATTACAACGATGGAGACTGGATTGAAAACTGCTCAGCCTTAACGGAATTAGCAAGCGGGGAAATGAAGCTGATTTACTGGACCCAGACGGCTCACGCCAGCAACCTATTCAACCTACGCATGAGCAAAGCAAAAGGCCAAAATAAAGCCGCCTGA
- the glnD gene encoding [protein-PII] uridylyltransferase codes for MSLQTLINQIQLIQSTDDIPAFKACISDSYDWLESEFTRVDVDSLVLGRATFVDALLCHAWELLDLHKETKIALVAVGGYGRGQLQPYSDIDLLLLSPSSLSQAQQNTIGQFITFLWDVGLDIGQSVRTIKETVSLARGDVTIATNLVEARLLTGNQDTFLTLNKKLHGRGYWTSKDFFIAKSKEQQIRHSKFKGTSYNLEPNVKESPGCLRDIQNIGWIAKKHFKVMKGTELVERGYFTEQEFQELLECRSNLWRIRFALHMQAGRSENRLLFDYQNDVASRLGYGDDGKASVERMMKSFFRTVRRISELNEMLLQRFGHDVLHIKVKDRSIINPSFEIADGLLATRHDNVFNEPEDILQCLLLIADTPQIEGLHSSVLSQLRLARRKFHSQYYCEIPRCRTLFIELMQHPDFFGLGWDIMHKHGILQSYLPQWDHIVGMMQFDLFHAYTVDEHTHRLVKNVYQYSQGNAGFPRCSRIVRNLDKPELLYIASIFHDIGKGRNGDHSKLGAKDVAEFCTMHDINDKDAELIAWLVESHLMMSVIAQRRDIYDPEVINEFAGNVRTHNHLNHLYVLTLADIRATNDNLWNDWKATLLRELYLLTQKALDNGLECKVALQDRIDEHQTKAKRLLVNRGVNESQVEQFWKRLTDDYFVRFKPDQIAWHAGVILAAHPMTDDFLLVEANEHTAKSGTELLVYGKDKINLFAQVASVLDSRNCSIHDAQIMKTNDGYVFDSFIVLEQSGDRIDSASRLSSLKEAVTNQLNKPGEEHQNRRKMSRQMKQLDVPTKVRFYSSQPDVTLVELEALDAPGLLAKVGNLLVEMEFSLRMAKIATIGERAEDLFIISNSDDKALTQNQEIELKKRLSDTLD; via the coding sequence TTGTCTTTGCAAACGTTAATAAATCAAATCCAACTTATTCAATCCACTGACGACATTCCTGCATTTAAAGCCTGCATCAGCGATAGTTATGACTGGTTAGAGAGTGAGTTTACTCGAGTAGATGTAGACAGCCTTGTTCTTGGTCGTGCCACCTTTGTCGATGCTCTTTTATGCCATGCATGGGAACTACTCGATTTACATAAAGAAACTAAAATAGCATTGGTGGCGGTAGGCGGTTACGGTAGAGGCCAACTGCAACCCTATTCAGATATTGACCTGTTGCTACTTAGCCCTAGTTCGCTCTCTCAAGCCCAGCAAAATACCATAGGTCAGTTTATCACCTTTTTGTGGGATGTTGGTTTAGACATAGGCCAATCAGTTCGTACCATAAAGGAAACCGTTTCCCTAGCCCGTGGTGATGTCACCATAGCGACAAATTTGGTCGAAGCTCGGCTTCTGACAGGTAATCAAGACACCTTTTTAACTCTGAATAAAAAACTTCATGGGCGCGGTTATTGGACTAGCAAAGACTTTTTTATCGCTAAATCAAAAGAACAACAAATACGCCATTCTAAATTTAAAGGCACCTCTTATAACCTTGAACCCAATGTTAAAGAGAGCCCTGGCTGCTTGCGTGACATACAAAATATTGGTTGGATAGCTAAGAAACACTTTAAGGTGATGAAGGGCACGGAACTGGTAGAACGCGGTTACTTCACAGAGCAAGAATTTCAGGAGCTACTAGAGTGTCGCTCTAATCTATGGCGCATAAGATTTGCACTGCATATGCAAGCTGGGCGCAGCGAAAATCGTTTGTTATTTGATTATCAAAATGATGTGGCCAGTCGCTTAGGTTATGGTGATGATGGTAAGGCATCTGTCGAGCGCATGATGAAATCGTTTTTCAGAACGGTAAGGCGTATTAGTGAGCTTAACGAAATGTTATTGCAACGCTTTGGACACGATGTATTGCATATCAAAGTCAAAGATCGCTCAATTATCAATCCAAGCTTTGAAATTGCCGATGGTCTACTCGCCACGCGGCATGACAACGTATTCAATGAGCCAGAAGACATTCTGCAATGCTTACTACTGATTGCAGATACGCCGCAAATTGAAGGTTTGCATTCAAGCGTACTTAGTCAACTACGCTTAGCGCGTCGTAAGTTCCATAGTCAATATTACTGTGAAATTCCTCGCTGTCGCACGCTATTCATTGAACTGATGCAACACCCAGATTTCTTTGGTTTAGGGTGGGACATCATGCATAAGCACGGTATTTTGCAGTCCTATTTACCGCAATGGGATCATATTGTAGGCATGATGCAATTCGACTTATTTCATGCATACACTGTTGATGAGCACACCCATCGATTAGTTAAGAACGTTTATCAATACAGTCAGGGCAACGCAGGCTTTCCTCGTTGTAGCCGTATCGTGCGTAACCTAGACAAACCTGAGTTGTTATACATTGCCTCTATCTTTCATGATATTGGTAAAGGCCGTAACGGTGACCACTCTAAATTAGGTGCTAAAGATGTCGCCGAGTTTTGCACCATGCATGACATTAATGACAAAGACGCCGAACTCATCGCTTGGTTAGTTGAAAGCCACCTAATGATGTCCGTTATTGCACAGCGCCGCGATATATACGACCCAGAGGTGATCAACGAATTTGCGGGTAATGTACGCACGCACAATCACCTTAATCACCTTTATGTGCTGACACTGGCTGATATTCGTGCCACCAATGACAACTTATGGAATGACTGGAAAGCCACTCTACTTCGTGAACTGTATTTGCTCACACAAAAAGCCTTAGATAACGGCTTGGAATGCAAGGTTGCTTTGCAAGATAGGATTGACGAACATCAGACCAAAGCAAAAAGACTACTGGTAAACCGCGGCGTAAATGAAAGCCAAGTTGAACAGTTTTGGAAACGCTTAACGGACGATTACTTTGTGCGTTTCAAGCCCGATCAAATTGCGTGGCATGCAGGCGTTATTCTAGCAGCTCATCCTATGACTGATGACTTTTTACTCGTTGAAGCCAATGAACACACCGCTAAATCGGGTACAGAATTACTGGTGTATGGTAAGGATAAAATCAACTTGTTCGCTCAGGTTGCTTCTGTACTTGATAGCCGCAACTGTTCGATTCATGATGCGCAGATCATGAAAACCAATGATGGCTACGTCTTTGATAGCTTCATTGTGTTGGAACAATCGGGAGACAGGATTGACTCGGCGAGTCGCTTAAGCAGTTTAAAAGAAGCTGTGACCAATCAGCTAAACAAACCGGGTGAAGAGCACCAGAACCGTCGTAAAATGTCCCGTCAAATGAAACAGCTGGACGTCCCCACTAAAGTGCGGTTCTATTCCAGTCAGCCTGATGTCACGCTGGTTGAACTTGAAGCATTAGATGCGCCAGGGCTGTTGGCTAAAGTGGGCAACTTATTGGTGGAAATGGAGTTTTCATTACGTATGGCTAAAATCGCCACGATCGGCGAGCGGGCTGAAGATTTATTCATCATTAGCAATAGTGACGACAAAGCCTTAACACAAAATCAGGAAATCGAGCTCAAAAAGCGCTTATCCGACACCCTAGATTAA
- the map gene encoding type I methionyl aminopeptidase gives MPATIKTAQEIEKMRVAGRLAADVLQMIGPHVKKGVTTEELNQICHDYIVNEQQAIPAPLNYGNPPFPKSICTSVNHVICHGIPADKKLKDGDSVNIDVTVIKDGYHGDTSKMFVVGKPSIMTERLIRVTQEALYIGIKMVKPGVRLGDIGHAIQQHAEGHNYSIVREYCGHGIGANFHEEPQVVHYGRPNTGEVLEAGMCFTIEPMVNAGKRYSKVLPDDWTVVTKDRSLSAQWEHTLLVTETGVEILTLRDDEEIERVINH, from the coding sequence TTGCCAGCTACTATCAAAACCGCACAAGAAATTGAAAAAATGCGCGTTGCCGGGCGACTCGCAGCAGATGTATTACAAATGATTGGTCCTCACGTCAAAAAAGGCGTGACCACAGAAGAACTGAACCAAATTTGTCATGATTACATCGTTAATGAACAGCAGGCTATCCCTGCCCCGTTGAATTACGGTAATCCGCCGTTTCCTAAGTCTATCTGTACCTCTGTTAATCATGTTATCTGCCACGGTATTCCGGCCGACAAAAAATTAAAAGACGGCGACAGTGTAAATATTGACGTCACCGTTATAAAAGACGGTTACCACGGCGACACGTCAAAAATGTTTGTGGTTGGCAAACCAAGCATTATGACTGAACGCCTAATCCGCGTCACCCAAGAAGCCCTTTATATCGGCATTAAGATGGTAAAGCCGGGAGTGCGTTTAGGCGACATTGGGCACGCCATACAGCAACATGCTGAAGGCCATAACTATTCAATTGTACGTGAATACTGTGGCCATGGTATCGGCGCTAACTTCCATGAAGAGCCTCAGGTCGTTCACTATGGTCGCCCAAACACAGGTGAGGTATTGGAGGCCGGCATGTGTTTTACCATCGAACCCATGGTCAATGCAGGTAAACGTTACTCTAAAGTGTTGCCTGATGACTGGACCGTCGTCACTAAAGATCGCAGCCTTAGCGCTCAATGGGAGCACACCTTATTAGTGACCGAAACCGGGGTCGAAATTCTTACCCTGCGGGACGATGAGGAAATAGAGCGCGTCATTAATCATTAA
- the rpsB gene encoding 30S ribosomal protein S2 has protein sequence MANVSMRDMLQAGVHFGHQTRYWNPKMKPFIFGARNKVHIINLEKTVPLFNNALNYIGSVASKKGKILFVGTKRAASDSVRDAAVKCDQFYVNKRWLGGMLTNWKTVRQSIKRLKDLEQQSQDGTFDKITKKEVLMLQREMAKLENSLGGIKNMGGLPDCLFVVDADHEHIAITEARNLGIPVVSIVDTNSNPDGVDYIIPGNDDAIRAVQLYLNSAADAVIEGREKNIEVQAEEGEFVEAAE, from the coding sequence ATGGCAAATGTATCAATGCGCGATATGCTTCAAGCAGGCGTTCACTTCGGTCACCAAACTCGTTACTGGAACCCAAAAATGAAACCTTTCATCTTTGGCGCTCGTAACAAAGTTCACATCATCAACTTAGAAAAAACGGTTCCGTTATTCAACAATGCGTTGAATTACATCGGCAGCGTTGCTTCAAAGAAAGGTAAAATCCTTTTTGTTGGTACTAAACGTGCAGCAAGTGATTCAGTTCGTGACGCAGCAGTTAAATGTGACCAGTTCTACGTTAACAAACGTTGGTTGGGCGGCATGTTGACTAACTGGAAAACAGTTCGTCAATCAATCAAGCGCTTGAAAGATCTAGAGCAACAAAGCCAAGACGGTACGTTCGACAAAATCACTAAGAAAGAAGTGCTTATGTTACAACGCGAAATGGCTAAGCTAGAAAACAGCTTGGGCGGGATCAAAAACATGGGCGGTCTTCCTGATTGTCTTTTCGTTGTTGATGCTGATCACGAGCACATTGCGATTACCGAAGCGCGTAACCTTGGTATTCCAGTTGTTTCTATCGTCGACACAAACTCAAACCCAGATGGTGTTGATTACATCATTCCTGGTAACGATGATGCGATCCGTGCAGTTCAACTTTACTTGAACTCTGCTGCTGACGCCGTTATCGAAGGTCGTGAGAAGAACATTGAAGTACAGGCTGAAGAAGGTGAGTTTGTTGAAGCTGCTGAGTAA